The segment CCGGCTTGTTGCCCGGCAGATTGACGGGAAGCCGCGCATAGATAAGTTGGCCTTTGTCGTTGACGGTCAGCCCCATGAAATTGCCTCGGTCCACCGGGAGCAGGATAGCGCGGCTTTCGAATCCATCCAGGTCGATCTTGAGGGGCTCTTTCGTTTTCTTCTCGCCTTCCTCGTCCTTCCCGGAGTCCTCTGAACCCGGTTCCTCAGCCATCGGCTCTTCGCCTTCAGCGGACTCTTGGCCATCCTCGGCCATCTCGTCCTTCTCTTCGGCTCTCTCGGCTTTCTCGGCCTCCTCTTCCCACTCCTCCTCATCGCTCTTGGGAGCCAGGGGAGAGGCCATGCCGGCCCGCAAAGGCACCATCAGCAGGCGGTCGGTTTGAGTGTAGACGAAGGTGGTTCCCACCGACTCGTAGATGGGACCGGAGACTTCGCGGTTGCTGGCGAAATAGAGGTAGTCCCCCTTGCGGTCGAAGGTGGGCCAGGTGTCGTTGAAGAATCCCGACGTGACCTGATGGGAAACGCCCTCTTCAACGTTGTGGAGAAAGACCGCCGAGAGAATCGTCTCGCCGCTGCGCGTGTAGGCAATCCAGGACGAATCATGCGACCAGCCCCCCACCACGGGAGTCCCGCCGAAGGGATCGCTGTCGATGACCTTGACCTGGCGGCTCTCCACGTCGAAGAGCATCAACTGGCTCTTTTCGTCGTCGAAGGTCAGTTTCTTGGAGTCGGGCGACCACCTGATGTTTCTGCGGAAGCCGGGTCCCAGGTCGGTGACCTTCTCGGGTTCGGCCCTCAACGAGGCCTCCCGCAAATAGAGATCGTACTCGCCCTGGGCGTCGGAAAAGTAGGCGATCCAACGGCCGTCGGGGCTCCACTGGGGATAGCGCTCGGCCTCTCCCGGGGTGCGTGACAGGTTACGCGGCGAGCCATCCTTGGCGGGCACCGTCCAAATGTCTCCCCGGGCCGAAAAGAGAGCCCGCTTGCCGGTGGGCGAGATGGCCTGATCGGCGATGAACTTCTCGGCTTCAACCGTCTGAGGACGGATCTCCGGGCGGTCGCCCGGGATGGAGACGGGCACGACCCGCATGCTGCCGTCGCTCAAGTCGAGAGCCATCAACCGACTGGCCAACTGAAAGACGATTTCGCCTTCACCTTGGGCCCCTGGCCCGATGGAGGGCCATTTGACGTCGTAGTCGGAGGCGTCGGTCAACTGGGTGGTGCGTCCGCTGGCCAGGTCGTAGGAAAAGATGTTGAGGCGATGGCTGTCGGCGGCGTCCGAGAGATAATAGACGGTCTGCCCGTGCCACATGGGCTGAGTGTCGGTACCTTCCCAATCGGTGATCTGCCTGGATTCCTTGGTCCTCAGGTTGAAGAGCCAGATGTCGGTGGCCATGCCGCCGCGGTAACGCTTCCAGGTGCGGGAGTCGCGCTCGTGAGGCGTGTAGGCCAGCCATTGCCCGTCGGGGCTGATGGCCCCCACTCCGCCCCAGGGGACGGGAAGCTGCTCATAGAGTCCGCCCTGGCTGTCGACGGTGAGAAGCTGGCGGTATCCGCGTCCCGAGAAGGCGGTGCTGGAAAAGAGCAGGCGTCCGTCGGGCGTCCAGTCGTTGAGCGTCTCGGCCCAGGGATGGTAGGTGACCCGGGTGGGGATGCCGCCCTCCACGGGAATGGTGTAAATGTCGCGGTTGCCGTCGTAGTTGCCGACAAAAGCGATGGTGCGTCCGTCGGGGCTGAAGCGGGGAAACTGCTCGCTGCCCGGGGGGCTGGCCAGGGGACGGGCTTGTCCGCCCTCGCGCGGCACCAGCCACAGGTCATTGGCGTAGACAAAGACGATATCCGACGTGCCGACGTCGGGATAGCGCAGCATGCCGGCATGGGGCCGGATCTCATCGGCACTGTTGGCGAACAGGACCGTGCCCAGCAGCAACGCCGCCAGCAATGTCCAGCCCGCGAATCTGAAAAGTGTCATGGGAAAAGTCCTCGGAGATTGATGGTTGTGCCCAGGGAAAGCCCAGCGAGCAATTCTCAAGAAACGATGACGTACAACTCTGCACCGCTATTAACGGCTGAAATCGTAACAGGGTTCAGTTACTTCGCTCAGACTGTTTCCAGCAGCCAGCGGTGAAGCGGCAGCAGGGCGTGGTAGTGCTGGAAGCAGTCGTCCACGAAAGCGGGCTTGTGGAGAGAGGCGGAAGGCTTGCTTTCGTGACCGCTGTAAAGCCCGTTGTGGAGCAGCAACTCGGCCTGGGGATGGTCGGCTGTGAATCCGCGGGGCAAGCGTTTGTAGTGCTTTCCGCCCAGCGAATAGCCCTTCTCGCCCAGCCCTTCGAGGATGGATTGGAGTTCCCCGGCGCGGCGGCGGTCTTTGAGAGCCTGGCGGTAAGACTTGAGGGCGGCCTTGGGAAAGCGGTACATTCCGCAGCCCAGCATGACCCTTTCAGGCTCGAGGTGAAAGTAGAAGCCCGGGCAATCCATGCGCTTTCCCCGGCCCTCCCAGAACCACAGCGCCAGGTGGGTTTTGTAGGGCTGCTTGTTCTTGCTGAAACGGGTGTCGCGGAAGATGCGGAAGATGGAGCGGTTGACGCGGGGATCGGCGTGAACGTGGGGCGCGATCAGCACCAGCCGCTTGCCCAGGGCCTCCACGAAGGAGCGGGCGGGAGCCAACAGGTGATCGTCGTAGTCGGGGCGGTGGGCGTCGAACCACTCCTTGCTGTTGTTCTGGCGCAGATCGCGCAGGAAAGTCAGAGTCCGCCGTGGAAATCCTTCAAAGTCGCTCATGATTCCTTTCGCCGTGAGAGCTCAGTAGCGTTCCGCCAGTCCCGAGAGGAAGCGCCAAACCGTCAGTGCGGCCAAGCGCGCGGTCCGGCCTGACGGGTCGAGATGCGGGTTGCATTCTACGACATCGACCGAGGTGACGTGACGAACGCGTCCCGCCTGGCGGGCGGCGTGCAGCCAGAGGGAGGCGTCGAGGCCGTCGGCGCAGGGAGGGTCGACTCCCGGAGCCTGGCTTTGGTCTACCGCACCCAGGTCGAAACTCACCATCAGACGAGTCGCGGGCGCGTAGAGTTCCTCGATCTGATCGCCGTCCAGGCCGCGCTTCCAGTAGTAGCGTCCGCCGCGGTTGTTGACGAAATCCAGGTAGGACGAGGGCGTGCGG is part of the Acidobacteriota bacterium genome and harbors:
- a CDS encoding PDZ domain-containing protein, with the translated sequence MTLFRFAGWTLLAALLLGTVLFANSADEIRPHAGMLRYPDVGTSDIVFVYANDLWLVPREGGQARPLASPPGSEQFPRFSPDGRTIAFVGNYDGNRDIYTIPVEGGIPTRVTYHPWAETLNDWTPDGRLLFSSTAFSGRGYRQLLTVDSQGGLYEQLPVPWGGVGAISPDGQWLAYTPHERDSRTWKRYRGGMATDIWLFNLRTKESRQITDWEGTDTQPMWHGQTVYYLSDAADSHRLNIFSYDLASGRTTQLTDASDYDVKWPSIGPGAQGEGEIVFQLASRLMALDLSDGSMRVVPVSIPGDRPEIRPQTVEAEKFIADQAISPTGKRALFSARGDIWTVPAKDGSPRNLSRTPGEAERYPQWSPDGRWIAYFSDAQGEYDLYLREASLRAEPEKVTDLGPGFRRNIRWSPDSKKLTFDDEKSQLMLFDVESRQVKVIDSDPFGGTPVVGGWSHDSSWIAYTRSGETILSAVFLHNVEEGVSHQVTSGFFNDTWPTFDRKGDYLYFASNREVSGPIYESVGTTFVYTQTDRLLMVPLRAGMASPLAPKSDEEEWEEEAEKAERAEEKDEMAEDGQESAEGEEPMAEEPGSEDSGKDEEGEKKTKEPLKIDLDGFESRAILLPVDRGNFMGLTVNDKGQLIYARLPVNLPGNKPAVQLFDVNDVDKGEQTVIEGVAGFAVSADGKAIMVQQGPRRAILKAAPKQKLQDALKLDAMTATIDPRAEWRQIFMDAWRWQRDFFYAANMHGVDWPAVRRHYEAMLEDCVTRSDVDFVIDEMISELNVGHAYNGGGDYEDEPRRSVGMLGVDFELADGAYRIARIIEGASWDADARNPLRGNGVEVEEGDFLLAVNGVELDPSKDPYSAFQGLADQTVTLTVSDTPQWEDSRQVVVKLLPHEGNLRFRSWVEANRKYVEEKSGGRLGYIYVPDTGQRGQNELFRQFYGQIRKEGLIIDERWNGGGQIPTRFVELLNRPVTNFWAIRYGQPFVWPPDAHHGPKAMLINGLAGSGGDAFPAYFKQAGLGPLIGTRTWGGLVGISGGPRTVDGGRTTVPSFAYYETDGTWGIEGHGVDPDIEVVADPALMQDGSDPQIDAAIDYLLAEVERNPFRWVPPPPPPDRSGMGLPEEDK
- a CDS encoding DUF2461 domain-containing protein, yielding MSDFEGFPRRTLTFLRDLRQNNSKEWFDAHRPDYDDHLLAPARSFVEALGKRLVLIAPHVHADPRVNRSIFRIFRDTRFSKNKQPYKTHLALWFWEGRGKRMDCPGFYFHLEPERVMLGCGMYRFPKAALKSYRQALKDRRRAGELQSILEGLGEKGYSLGGKHYKRLPRGFTADHPQAELLLHNGLYSGHESKPSASLHKPAFVDDCFQHYHALLPLHRWLLETV